A window from Prochlorococcus marinus CUG1435 encodes these proteins:
- a CDS encoding efflux RND transporter periplasmic adaptor subunit, whose protein sequence is MFDLIKKNINLRSGIMLLSLAIFFVFITNAFKKNKSKDISDFVVQVEKGILSDSINTSGEVKAIRTSNIGPRKQGVIKEIKVDEGDLVKKDQVLASLDDEDFIYKIEELELNVEKQKSEFLRREYLYQEGAVSKEDYESYKNNYNISSAKLNDAKAEKSFYLIKAPYGGKITAKYAEIGSYVTPSTNLSSDPKTKNFIFELSEGLEIVAKVPESDIGRIKIGQEASVRIEAYPSKKYSAIVKKIATRAVKDNNVTSFEVTLNFKDISEEIKIGMTADLEFRVQGNEEKILVPTVSIVTEKGEKGILKVDKNNSPKFEKIEIGISSGNKTSVIDGLEPGEQIFIDIPPWAKKRK, encoded by the coding sequence ATGTTTGATTTAATAAAAAAAAATATAAATTTAAGAAGTGGAATTATGCTGCTTTCTCTAGCTATATTTTTCGTTTTTATAACCAATGCCTTCAAGAAAAATAAGTCAAAAGATATTTCTGATTTTGTAGTTCAAGTGGAAAAAGGAATCCTCTCAGATTCAATTAATACTAGTGGTGAAGTAAAAGCAATAAGGACAAGCAATATTGGGCCTCGGAAGCAAGGCGTAATAAAAGAAATCAAAGTAGATGAGGGGGATCTTGTAAAAAAAGATCAGGTTCTAGCTTCTCTTGATGATGAAGACTTTATCTATAAAATTGAAGAACTTGAATTAAATGTAGAAAAACAAAAATCTGAATTTTTAAGAAGAGAATATTTATATCAAGAAGGTGCGGTAAGTAAAGAAGACTATGAAAGTTATAAAAATAACTACAACATTAGTAGCGCAAAACTTAATGATGCAAAAGCTGAAAAAAGTTTCTATCTAATTAAAGCTCCTTATGGAGGGAAGATAACTGCAAAATATGCTGAGATAGGATCTTATGTCACACCAAGTACAAACTTAAGTTCAGACCCTAAAACCAAAAACTTTATTTTTGAACTATCAGAGGGCCTAGAAATTGTTGCGAAAGTTCCTGAGAGTGACATTGGCAGAATAAAAATAGGTCAAGAAGCCTCAGTAAGAATTGAGGCTTATCCATCAAAAAAATATAGTGCCATAGTTAAAAAAATAGCTACAAGAGCTGTAAAAGATAATAATGTAACCTCATTCGAAGTAACTTTAAATTTTAAAGATATTTCTGAAGAAATTAAAATTGGAATGACTGCAGATCTTGAATTTAGAGTCCAAGGGAATGAAGAAAAGATCTTAGTGCCAACAGTTTCTATTGTCACTGAAAAAGGTGAAAAAGGAATTTTGAAAGTTGATAAAAACAATTCTCCCAAATTTGAAAAAATCGAAATTGGTATTAGTAGTGGAAATAAAACTTCAGTAATTGATGGATTAGAACCTGGAGAGCAAATCTTTATTGATATTCCACCTTGGGCTAAGAAGAGAAAATGA
- the polA gene encoding DNA polymerase I: MSLKSENSKKPILLLVDGHSLAFRSFYAFSKGIDGGLTTKEGFPTSVTYGFLKSLLDNCKNISPEGVCITFDTEKPTFRHELDPNYKANRDVAPDVFFQDIEQLEIILEESLNLPIFKSPGYEADDLLGTIANDASSKGWCVNILSGDRDLFQLVDDQKDIYVLYMGGGPYAKSGNPTLMNENGVKEKLGVAPERVVDLKALTGDSSDNIPGIKGVGPKTAINLLKENDTLDGIYQALDKIQQNNDKKYKGFIKGSVIEKLRNDKHNAFLSRDLAKINTEVPLILSNGYELKNINQELLSESLKKLELSTLLRQIDIFNSTFSKGGFDKNNVAKEEEKDPKVPSKSELENSENKIPKINVTVVNDFELLDKLIQRLDKTNQIVSLDTETNSLNPIDAELVGIGLCLGEENDDLFYIPLGHQTKKETSNQLSIEDVFSKLRNWIEDPNKEKALQNSKFDRQIFFNHGLDLKGVTFDTLLADYLLNNQEKHGLGEISSRLFGFKPPSFKETVGKNKDFSFVDIDEASIYCGYDVFLTFKIVKIFKESFSKEKDELIKLFEEIELPLEPVLSQMEMNGITIDIPYLDKLSKELKSTLEDIQSKVYELAEESFNLSSPKQLGEILFEKLNLDKKKSRKTKTGWSTDAVVLERLVDEHEIIQHLIKHRTLSKLLSTYIDALPNLINEKTGRVHTNFNQAATATGRLSSSNPNLQNIPVRTEFSRRIRKAFLPEKNWKLLSADYSQIELRILAHLADEEILINAFHKNNDIHSLTARLIFEKEEISSDERRVGKTINFGVIYGMGIKKFARSTGVSTPEAKEFLIKYKERYSKIFKFLELQERLALSKGYVKTIFGRKREFKFDKNGLGRLIGKDPYEIDLQSARRAGMEAQSLRAAANAPIQGSSADIIKIAMVQLNKKFIEMNVPAKMLLQVHDELLFEVEPDSLEFTTKLVKKTMEDCVKLNVPLLVDIGIGDNWMETK, from the coding sequence ATGAGTTTAAAATCTGAAAACTCTAAAAAACCAATTTTACTTTTAGTCGATGGTCACTCACTTGCTTTTAGAAGCTTCTATGCATTTAGCAAAGGGATTGATGGAGGTTTAACAACTAAAGAAGGATTCCCAACAAGTGTGACTTATGGATTTCTAAAAAGTCTTCTTGATAATTGCAAAAATATTAGTCCTGAGGGTGTTTGTATTACGTTTGATACCGAAAAACCAACTTTCAGACATGAATTAGATCCAAATTATAAGGCCAATAGAGATGTAGCACCAGATGTTTTTTTTCAGGATATTGAACAACTAGAAATCATTTTAGAAGAAAGCCTTAATTTACCAATTTTTAAATCTCCCGGTTATGAAGCTGATGATCTTTTAGGCACAATTGCAAATGATGCTTCTTCTAAGGGATGGTGCGTGAATATTCTTTCTGGAGATAGGGACTTATTTCAATTAGTAGATGATCAAAAAGATATTTATGTACTTTATATGGGTGGTGGTCCATATGCGAAAAGTGGCAATCCAACTCTTATGAATGAAAATGGAGTAAAAGAAAAATTAGGTGTTGCGCCAGAAAGAGTAGTTGATCTTAAAGCCCTAACTGGTGATAGTTCTGATAATATTCCTGGTATTAAAGGGGTAGGTCCAAAAACTGCAATTAATCTACTAAAAGAGAACGATACGCTTGATGGAATCTATCAGGCTTTGGACAAGATTCAGCAGAACAATGATAAGAAATATAAAGGATTCATCAAAGGTTCAGTTATAGAAAAGCTCAGAAACGATAAACATAATGCTTTTCTTTCCAGAGATTTAGCAAAAATAAATACTGAGGTGCCTTTGATTTTAAGTAACGGTTATGAATTAAAAAATATAAATCAAGAACTACTTTCAGAGTCACTGAAAAAATTAGAACTATCAACACTACTTAGACAAATTGATATTTTCAATTCAACTTTCAGCAAAGGTGGTTTTGACAAAAATAATGTGGCTAAAGAGGAGGAGAAAGATCCAAAGGTCCCTAGTAAAAGTGAATTAGAAAATAGTGAAAACAAAATACCTAAAATCAACGTAACTGTTGTAAATGATTTCGAATTACTTGATAAATTAATCCAAAGACTAGATAAGACCAATCAAATAGTTTCTTTAGATACAGAGACCAATAGTTTGAATCCAATCGATGCAGAACTTGTTGGGATAGGGTTATGTCTTGGAGAAGAAAATGATGATTTATTTTATATACCTCTTGGTCATCAAACAAAAAAAGAGACTTCCAATCAATTATCAATTGAAGATGTTTTCTCAAAGCTAAGAAATTGGATAGAAGATCCAAACAAAGAAAAGGCACTCCAAAATTCTAAATTTGATAGGCAAATATTTTTTAATCATGGACTTGATCTTAAAGGCGTAACCTTTGACACCTTGTTAGCAGACTACCTTCTTAATAATCAGGAGAAACATGGGTTGGGTGAAATTAGTTCTAGATTATTTGGATTTAAGCCCCCCTCATTTAAGGAAACCGTTGGGAAGAATAAAGACTTTTCATTTGTTGATATTGATGAAGCAAGTATTTACTGCGGTTATGATGTTTTTCTAACTTTTAAGATTGTAAAAATTTTTAAGGAAAGTTTTTCAAAGGAAAAAGATGAATTAATCAAATTGTTCGAAGAAATCGAGCTACCTTTAGAGCCGGTATTGTCCCAAATGGAAATGAATGGCATAACCATCGACATCCCTTATTTGGATAAACTCTCAAAAGAATTAAAAAGTACCTTAGAAGATATTCAAAGTAAAGTTTATGAGTTAGCAGAGGAGAGTTTCAATCTATCTTCACCAAAACAACTTGGTGAGATCTTGTTTGAAAAATTAAATTTGGATAAGAAAAAATCACGGAAAACAAAAACAGGATGGAGTACAGATGCAGTAGTTCTGGAAAGATTAGTCGACGAACATGAAATAATCCAACATTTAATAAAACATAGAACTCTTAGCAAATTACTTAGCACCTATATTGATGCTCTTCCAAATCTTATTAACGAAAAGACAGGAAGAGTTCATACAAACTTTAATCAAGCTGCTACAGCGACTGGGAGACTAAGTAGTAGCAATCCTAATCTTCAAAATATCCCGGTTAGGACTGAATTTAGTAGGAGAATCAGAAAAGCATTCTTGCCTGAAAAAAATTGGAAACTTTTATCAGCTGATTATTCTCAGATCGAATTAAGAATACTCGCTCACTTAGCGGATGAAGAAATACTAATAAATGCATTTCATAAAAATAATGACATTCATTCTTTGACTGCAAGATTAATTTTTGAGAAAGAAGAAATTTCCTCTGATGAGAGGAGAGTTGGGAAAACAATAAATTTCGGAGTTATCTATGGTATGGGAATTAAAAAGTTTGCCCGTTCAACAGGAGTAAGTACTCCAGAGGCAAAAGAATTCCTAATAAAATACAAAGAAAGATATTCAAAAATTTTCAAATTTCTTGAACTCCAAGAAAGGCTTGCCTTATCAAAAGGTTATGTAAAAACAATTTTTGGTAGAAAGAGAGAATTTAAGTTTGATAAAAATGGACTTGGAAGACTAATAGGAAAAGATCCTTACGAAATTGACCTGCAATCTGCAAGAAGGGCTGGCATGGAAGCACAGTCATTAAGAGCCGCAGCTAATGCACCAATTCAGGGTTCAAGTGCAGACATTATTAAAATTGCAATGGTTCAACTAAATAAGAAATTCATAGAAATGAATGTTCCCGCAAAAATGCTTTTACAAGTACATGATGAATTATTGTTTGAAGTTGAACCAGATTCTTTGGAATTTACGACAAAATTAGTAAAGAAGACTATGGAAGATTGTGTAAAATTAAATGTGCCTCTTTTAGTTGATATTGGTATTGGAGACAATTGGATGGAGACAAAATAA
- a CDS encoding cysteine--tRNA ligase, whose amino-acid sequence MIKLFNTLSKRVEVFKPIDDVVKIYCCGVTVYDLCHLGHARSYIAWDVLRRFLIYSNFKVKYVQNFTDIDDKILKRAKEESSSMKEVSEKNIIEFHKDMDSLGIMRPDSMPRATNHICNICSFITILEDKGYAYSRDGDVYYSVFKNKNYGKLSNQNLKEQNINQQGRMVNEENSKKLNPQDFALWKKAKDDEPFFDSPWGRGRPGWHIECSAMVKDELGDTIDIHLGGSDLIFPHHENEIAQSEAANGKKLANYWLHNGMVNVNGQKMSKSLKNFKTIRELIKSGISPMTLRYFVMTVNYRKPLDFTEEALRSASEAWKNINVALSLLDLTKGAFKSIDKNESIEDEYKEKISFELSQKKLKFSEALGNDLNTAGAIAIIYDLAKPLKNFLNQFQRVEGFKIDLNEKFFLLENFKTLEKLTEVLGLKKEVLVKESKITEEEILMLINERLKAKKEKNYTKADEIRNLLKEKGIELIDQSKEITTWIRV is encoded by the coding sequence ATGATCAAACTTTTTAATACTTTAAGCAAAAGAGTTGAGGTTTTTAAGCCTATTGATGATGTTGTTAAAATTTATTGTTGTGGAGTTACTGTTTATGATTTATGTCATCTTGGTCATGCCAGAAGTTATATAGCTTGGGATGTATTGAGAAGATTTTTAATTTACAGTAATTTCAAAGTGAAGTATGTTCAAAATTTTACAGATATTGATGACAAGATCTTAAAGAGGGCTAAAGAAGAAAGCAGTTCAATGAAGGAAGTATCTGAAAAGAATATCATTGAATTTCATAAAGATATGGATTCTTTAGGGATAATGCGTCCGGATAGCATGCCAAGAGCAACGAATCATATATGCAATATCTGCTCCTTCATAACAATCCTTGAGGACAAAGGTTATGCATACTCTAGGGATGGAGACGTTTATTATTCTGTTTTCAAAAATAAAAATTATGGAAAGCTAAGTAATCAAAATTTAAAAGAACAAAATATTAATCAACAAGGAAGAATGGTTAATGAGGAAAATAGTAAAAAACTTAATCCACAAGATTTTGCGCTATGGAAAAAAGCCAAAGATGATGAACCATTTTTTGATTCGCCATGGGGTAGAGGTAGGCCAGGATGGCATATTGAATGTTCGGCTATGGTTAAAGATGAATTAGGAGATACTATCGATATCCATTTAGGTGGCTCTGATTTGATTTTTCCACATCATGAGAATGAAATCGCCCAATCAGAAGCTGCCAATGGCAAAAAGCTAGCGAACTATTGGTTACACAATGGGATGGTCAATGTAAATGGACAAAAGATGAGTAAATCTCTTAAAAATTTTAAAACTATCAGAGAGCTAATTAAATCAGGTATTAGCCCTATGACTTTACGATATTTTGTTATGACTGTGAATTATAGAAAACCACTTGATTTTACTGAAGAAGCTTTAAGGAGTGCTTCAGAGGCTTGGAAAAACATTAATGTAGCCCTTTCTTTGTTGGACCTTACAAAAGGTGCTTTTAAATCTATTGATAAGAATGAATCTATCGAAGACGAATATAAAGAGAAAATAAGCTTTGAATTATCTCAAAAAAAGCTTAAATTTTCTGAGGCTCTGGGAAATGACCTTAATACAGCAGGTGCTATTGCAATTATTTACGATTTAGCAAAACCATTAAAAAACTTTTTAAACCAATTTCAAAGGGTTGAAGGTTTTAAAATAGACCTAAATGAAAAATTCTTTCTACTTGAGAATTTTAAAACTCTTGAAAAGTTGACTGAGGTACTTGGTCTTAAAAAAGAGGTTTTAGTAAAAGAAAGTAAAATAACAGAAGAAGAAATATTAATGCTTATTAATGAAAGATTGAAAGCAAAAAAAGAAAAGAATTATACGAAGGCCGATGAAATTAGGAATTTGTTAAAAGAAAAAGGTATTGAACTTATTGATCAATCAAAGGAAATAACAACTTGGATAAGGGTCTAA